From a single Bemisia tabaci chromosome 10, PGI_BMITA_v3 genomic region:
- the LOC109036050 gene encoding eukaryotic translation initiation factor 2 subunit 2 isoform X1, with the protein MAEDDSIFDPSAMKKKKKKKKTGFDIDAALGDGGNEASETTESSQTGGDKENQEPSKFDDFDGDLDLDSKKKKKKKKTLNLDELESALPDAGSGGGGAPGDGEGGDDFDDTFDLDMDFSKAKKKKKKQKANLEELVAEDDSKKTEDKDTDPTCCLESEKSHSPEVVGEDESLSWLGSDRDYTYDELLTRVFDIMRDKNPDMVAGKKQKFIMRPPQVVRIGTKKTSFANFEEICKTLHRLPKHLLDFLLAELGTSGSVDGNHQLIIKGRFQQKQIENVLRRYIKEYVTCHTCRSPETILQKDTRLFFLQCETCGSRCSVASIKSGFQAVTGKRAAIRAKTA; encoded by the exons ATGGCTGAAGATGATTCG ATCTTTGATCCCTCTgcgatgaagaagaaaaagaagaagaagaagaccgGGTTTGACATTGATGCAGCTTTGGGAGATGGCGGAAATGAAGCTTCGGAGACAACAGAATCCTCGCAGACGGGTGGCGACAAAGAAAATCAGgaaccatcaaaatttgatgattttgatGGCGATCTAGATT tggacagtaagaaaaagaagaagaagaaaaagacgcTGAACCTGGACGAATTGGAGAGCGCTTTGCCTGATGCTGGGAGCGGTGGAGGTGGAGCGCCAGGTGATGGAGAGGGTGGCGACGATTTTGAT GATACTTTTGATTTAGACATGGATTTCTCAAAagcgaaaaagaagaagaaaaagcagaAGGCCAACCTAGAGGAATTAGTCGCGGAAGATGACAGTAAAAAAACAGAGGACAAAGATACTG ACCCAACATGCTGCCTTGAGTCGGAGAAAAGTCACAGCCCTGAAGTGG TAGGTGAAGACGAGAGCTTGTCGTGGCTCGGTTCCGACCGAGATTACACATATGATGAACTATTGACTCGCGTCTTCGACATCATGCGCGACAAGAACCCTGATATGGTCGCCGGAAAGAAACAAAAGTTCATCATGAGACCTCCTCAAGTTGTTCGTATTGGAACGAAGAAAACATCGTTTGCAAACTTTGAAGAAATCTGTAAAAC GCTACATCGTCTGCCGAAGCACTTATTAGACTTTCTCCTAGCTGAGTTGGGTACAAGCGGCTCTGTGGACGGAAACCACCAACTCATCATCAAGGGTAGATTCCAGCAGAAACAAATTGAAAACGTTCTGCGGCGGTACATCAAAGAGTACGTCACCTGCCACACCTGTCGGTCTCCAGAAACTATTCTGCAGAAAGACACGCGGCTTTTCTTCTTACAGTGCGAAACGTGCGGGTCTAGGTGTTCTGTCGCCAGTATTAAGTCAGGTTTCCAG GCCGTCACTGGAAAGCGTGCTGCCATCCGTGCGAAAACAGCTTGA
- the LOC109036050 gene encoding eukaryotic translation initiation factor 2 subunit 2 isoform X2 has protein sequence MAEDDSIFDPSAMKKKKKKKKTGFDIDAALGDGGNEASETTESSQTGGDKENQEPSKFDDFDGDLDLDSKKKKKKKKTLNLDELESALPDAGSGGGGAPGDGEGGDDFDDTFDLDMDFSKAKKKKKKQKANLEELVAEDDSKKTEDKDTVGEDESLSWLGSDRDYTYDELLTRVFDIMRDKNPDMVAGKKQKFIMRPPQVVRIGTKKTSFANFEEICKTLHRLPKHLLDFLLAELGTSGSVDGNHQLIIKGRFQQKQIENVLRRYIKEYVTCHTCRSPETILQKDTRLFFLQCETCGSRCSVASIKSGFQAVTGKRAAIRAKTA, from the exons ATGGCTGAAGATGATTCG ATCTTTGATCCCTCTgcgatgaagaagaaaaagaagaagaagaagaccgGGTTTGACATTGATGCAGCTTTGGGAGATGGCGGAAATGAAGCTTCGGAGACAACAGAATCCTCGCAGACGGGTGGCGACAAAGAAAATCAGgaaccatcaaaatttgatgattttgatGGCGATCTAGATT tggacagtaagaaaaagaagaagaagaaaaagacgcTGAACCTGGACGAATTGGAGAGCGCTTTGCCTGATGCTGGGAGCGGTGGAGGTGGAGCGCCAGGTGATGGAGAGGGTGGCGACGATTTTGAT GATACTTTTGATTTAGACATGGATTTCTCAAAagcgaaaaagaagaagaaaaagcagaAGGCCAACCTAGAGGAATTAGTCGCGGAAGATGACAGTAAAAAAACAGAGGACAAAGATACTG TAGGTGAAGACGAGAGCTTGTCGTGGCTCGGTTCCGACCGAGATTACACATATGATGAACTATTGACTCGCGTCTTCGACATCATGCGCGACAAGAACCCTGATATGGTCGCCGGAAAGAAACAAAAGTTCATCATGAGACCTCCTCAAGTTGTTCGTATTGGAACGAAGAAAACATCGTTTGCAAACTTTGAAGAAATCTGTAAAAC GCTACATCGTCTGCCGAAGCACTTATTAGACTTTCTCCTAGCTGAGTTGGGTACAAGCGGCTCTGTGGACGGAAACCACCAACTCATCATCAAGGGTAGATTCCAGCAGAAACAAATTGAAAACGTTCTGCGGCGGTACATCAAAGAGTACGTCACCTGCCACACCTGTCGGTCTCCAGAAACTATTCTGCAGAAAGACACGCGGCTTTTCTTCTTACAGTGCGAAACGTGCGGGTCTAGGTGTTCTGTCGCCAGTATTAAGTCAGGTTTCCAG GCCGTCACTGGAAAGCGTGCTGCCATCCGTGCGAAAACAGCTTGA